The nucleotide sequence ATGTTCGTCGCCGCCGACAATCTCGGGCTCGCCGTCGAGGATCTCGAAGCCAACCCGGCGTATCAGGACCTCTCGGCGGCGGTGAATGGCGAGATCTATACGATCCTCCCCCACGCGAGTTACCATCACAACTACGGGTCGATCCTGGCGAACGCCTACTTCGTCGGGCAAACGCTGTACCCGGATCGCTTCGGCGACGTGGATTTCGAATCGACCGTCGAGACGATCTTCGAGACGATGCTCGGCGCTCCACTGTACGAATCGCTGCTCGAAGCGTACCCGGCCTACGAGACGGTGATCTGACGTGATGCAACGGGATCGATGGAACGGTGATCTGACGTGACTGAACCAGCCCTGGCGGCCCACCGCGAATCGACCGCCCGGCGACTCGGGTTTCTCGGTGTCTCAGTGGGGTTGCTGGTGATCGCGTCACTTGCCGGACTCGCGATCGGCTCAGTCTCGCTCCCACTCGTGGACGTCTGCAGTGCCCTGGTTGGCGGTGAGAGCGATCTCGCGCGTTCGATCGTCTGGAACGTCCGAGTGCCCCGCGTGCTCACGGCGATCGTCGCCGGCGGCGGGCTGGCGATCGCGGGCGCGGCGATGCAAACCGTCCTCCGGAACCCGCTGGGTGCGCCGTACACGCTGGGAATCTCCCAGGCTGCGGCCTTCGGCGCGGCCGCCTCGATCGTCCTGATCGGGATCGGCGCGGATGGCCTCTCCGAACTCGGCTCTTTGGGGCCCTATCTGACGACGATCGCGGCCTTTCTCGCGGCGATAGTCTCGACCGCCGTCATCCTCCTGTTGGTGACCTACCGCCGGGCGACCCCCGAGACGATGATCCTGACCGGCGTCGCGCTCGGGTCGCTGTTCACCGCCGGGATGACGACGATCCAGTACTTCGCCAGCGACACCGAAGTGGCGACGATCGTCTACTGGACCTTCGGCGACGTGGGCCGGGCGAGCTGGCCCCAGGTCGGGCTGATGGCCGCCGTCGTCGTGCCCGGGTTCGCCTATTTCCTCCGCAACGCCTGGAACTACGACGTTCTCGACGCCGGGACCGAAACCGCGACCAGCCTTGGCGTCGACGTCGAATCGGTGCGGATCCGCGGGATGGCGCTGGCCTCGGTCGTGACCGCAACCATCATTTCCTTCGTCGGTATCATCGGGTTCGTCGGGTTGGTCGCCCCGCACCTCGTCCGAATGGTGATCGGCGGCAACGAGCGATATCTGCTCGGGGCCTCGGCGCTGGTCGGCGCGACGCTGCTGGTCGTCGCCGACACCGTTGCCCGAACGATCGTCGCGCCGGTCGTCCTGCCAGTGTCGATCTTGACCTCGTTTCTGGGCGCGCCCCTGTTCATTTACCTCGTGATCGAGGGGAGGGACTACTGGTGACACTCACGATCGCAGACCTACGGTTCAGCTACGACGCCGAGCCGGTCCTCTCGGCCGTTGATCTCTCGGTCGAGTCGGGTGAACTGCTCGGACTGCTTGGCCCCAACGGTTCGGGCAAGAGCACGCTGTTGCAGTGTCTCAACGGCATTCTGGAGCCGGACGCGGGAACGGTACGGATCGACGGCGATCCAGTGGCGAAACTGACCAGCGACGAGCGCGCCCGGCGGTGCAGTTACGTCCCGCAGGCCGAGTCCGGCGCGTTCCCGGCGACCGTCTTCGAGACCGTGATGCAGGGCCGACGACCCCACGGTGGGTGGTCGCCGAGCGCACGCGACCGAGAGGCAACGGCGGGCGTCCTCGATCGGCTCGACATCGGTGATCTCGCCGATCGCCAGGTCAGCGAACTCAGCGGTGGCCAGCGCCAGAAAGTCCGTCTCGGGCGGGCACTGGTCGGCGATCCGTCGGTCACGCTGCTGGACGAGCCGACGAGTGCGCTGGACCTCCGCCACCAGTTAGAGGTGATGGACCTCGTCGTCGAGCACATTCGAGCCAGCGAAGTGGCCGGCATCGTCGCGATTCACGACCTCAACCTCGCCGCCCGGTACTGCGACCGGATCGCGCTGCTCGCAGACGGCGAGATCCATGCCGTCGGGCCACCCGAAGTCCTGACACCCGAGACGATCCGGACGGTCTACGGCGTCGAGGCGTCCGTCCGCGGGCACCGCGACCGGCAATTGATCGTGCCCGAAGCGCCGGCCGAGAAAACCCACACTGCGGAACAGTCTGCCCGACAGCGCCAGCCAGCATCGACCGACGACTGAAACCGATCACGTGACCATGACATACGAAGTGACACAGATCGGCACGGTACGCAACGATTTCGAGACACCTGTCGGTCCCGAGGAGATGGCCGCTCACGAGAGTACGATCGTCATCGACGAAGACTACGCCGAGGGGCTGTACCGCATCGCGGACAACGACTACGTCACCGTGCTGTGGTACCTCCACGAATCCGGGGAGCCGAGCCTTCGGGGGCCGCGACGCTACGGAACCGAACGCGGGATCTTCGCCTGCCGGAGTCCGAATCGCCCGAGCCCGATCGGGACGACGACGGTCGAGTTGCTGGAACGCGAGGGTCGGGAATTGCGGGTTCACGGACTCGACGCCATCGACGGGACGCCGGTGCTCGATATCAAGCCATACGCGCCCAACTTCGATCGGCCCGACCGTACGGACGACCGCCGCGAGAATCACGGTGGCCGAATCGAGGGTCCCAGCGCCGACCGTGATGGACGGGCGCGGGAGGTCGGCGGAGACGAACAGTGAATCAAACGACGAACCATCGCGACACCAGCAATTCGAACCAACAACACATGACAATCTGCATGCCGATCACCGACGGTGACGGTCTCGACGCATCAGTATCCCAGCACTTCGGTCGCGCACCCGCCTTCGCGGTGTACGACCCCGACGCGGAGACAGTCGACGTCGTCGACAACGACAGCCACCACCACGGCGGCAACCGTTCCCCGCCGAGCGTCGTCGCCGAGACGGGCGCGGAGACGCTAATCTGTGGCAATCTCGGCGGGAAGGCCGCCGAGCGCTTCGACGCGTTGGGGATCGACGTCTACTGTGACGCCGACGGAACGGTCCGGGACGCCATCGAGGCACTCCGGGACGGCGAGTTGACACCGGTCGGGCCGGACGACGACGACGGATGTGACCACGAAGGCGGTGGCCATCACGACGAGGACGGTGGGCACGGACACGGCGGTGGCGGTCACAGCCACAGCGACGGCGATCACGGCCACGACGGAGACGACCACCACGACGTATGACCACCGTCACGATACTGGCGGACAACAGAGTCAGCGGCTCGCGGCCGAAGGGGATCCGCGCCGAGTGGGGGTTCTCGGCGGCGGTCGGCGACCGTCTGTTCGATGCCGGACAGTCGGGAATCGCCGCCGCAAACGCCCGCAAGCTCGGTGTCGGCCCCTTCGAGACGGCGGTACTGAGCCACGGCCACTACGATCACACGAAGGGACTGCCGGCGTTCGTCGAAGAACTCAAGGATATCTACGTCCACCCCGACGCCTTCGAGGCGAAATACCATGGCGAGGAGTCGATCGGGCTCCCCTACACCCGCGAATGGCTCGAAACCCACGCCGAGATCACCACCCACACAGACCCAATTGAAGTGGCGGACGGAATCGTCGCACTCGGGGAGATCCCGCGGGAGTACCCCGATAGTAGAACGGGAGAACGAGTCGACGAGGGCGGCCAGCGCGTCGAGGACCCGGTCCGGGACGACCAGGCGCTGGCGGTCGAGAGTGAAGACGGCATCAGTCTCGTCCTCGGCTGCTGTCACGCTGGCCTCCGGAACACGATCGCCCATGCCGAGGCTGTGCTTGAGGACCCTGTCCGGACGGTCGTCGGTGGGACTCATCTCCGGTCGCCCGACCCCGAGACGATCGAAGCTATCGTGGAGTGGCTCGACGGTCGGATCGAGCGGATCGCGCCGACGCACTGTACTGGTCACGTGGCCGAGCGAGCACTCGAAGACGCCTTCGGCGAGGACTACCGTCGCATCGGCGTCGGCTCACAAATCGAACTGTAAGCTGTCGGCCTGATTTCGTCGGAGAACGGAAGCCTCAGACGGTGGGGAAGTCCAGGGGCGGACAGTCTTCAGCATCCAGGACAACAGAGTCGATTTCCGCCGAGAACCGTTGATAGGCGCGCTCGAGACAGTCCTCCATGCGCTCTGCCACTCGATCAGGACCGACGGCCTCGTAGACAGCCGGTTGCTGGGTGCCTGCCCAGGTTGTGACCTCAGTGATGAGTTTGTGTTCCTCCAGCGTCTCGAGATACCGGTAGGCAGTCGCGAGCGCACAGTCCAGTTCCGCAGCGAGTGCTTCGGCACTCAGTGGCTCCGCCGCTGCGAGCAACGCCCGATAGACGGCCTGTTCGGATGTGTTCAGCCCGAAGATGCGTTCGAGCGCCCGATCCGCAGTCGCCTCGGTGACCACGATCTCCTGGAATGTCTGTGCCATCACCGACACTATTTCCTTCTCACACTTAGTATTTGGTTTTCCGAATATTCGGATATAAAGAGTGTGGACGGGGCCTAGCACAAACCGCCGTCACAGAGAGATGGGCAAGTACCGCTCGGCGATCGATTCAGCGGGGAGAAACACGTATCAGTCTCACGGGCGTAGGCGGGTCACCGATGATCGAGCACACGGAAGATTCGCTGTACGAGCAGCAAGCGGATCTCTGTACGGTATTCTCTAACGCGAAGCGACTCAAACTGCTCGATCTGCTCAAGGACGACAGCGAACGAACAGTCACCGAACTCCAAGAGGCGACCGGGATCCCACAATCAACCGTCTCACGGCATCTAAAGTTGATGCGCGATCAGGGAGTGGTGACAAAGCGCAACGACGGCGTCCACAGCTACTACACGCTGAGCGACGAGCGAGTCGCGACGAGCATGGAACTGATGCGCGACGTACTGATCGACCGACTCGAACACGACGACCAGCTCGCAGTCCCCGAGTAAGCGTCACGTGCGGCGAGACGCTCGATCACGTTCGTGGCCGAACTCCATGACTTCGAGATCGACGCACCGATCTACGTCCTGTTTATGGTGAAATGTGACGTCGTCGCAGCGGACGTCGGCGTCCCCGAGGGCAGCATCGTCGCGAGCGCGCCGGCAGTCGCCGCCGACGGGGATTGAAAAGCCACTTGTTCGCTCGATCCACACAATACTGCGGCCCGCGACGAATAGCGTGGCGACCGAGCAGCGAACAATCCAGGCTCGCCGACTGAAATCCGAACTATTGTACACTAGAGACCATATCGATCGGATATTCTATCACCAATATACATTATTACTCAACCTTCATGTTATTTATTACGCCTAGATTTATGTGTATTCAACCCTTAGTCATGTATATAGCAGACAACACTGCCGGTTCGCCGGCACGCATCACACCGCCTTCCACACACCCACCATGACATCACATTCCATTCGAGAGGATCGCGACGACAGCTACGTCGTCATCGGCGACGGCGTCGCCGGGAGTTCCGCGGCCGACGTCCTGGCCGAGCGGGCCGACGACGCCGCGATCACCGTCCTGACTGCCGAGAGCGAGCCGCTGTACAACCGCATCCTCATCAAGGAGTACGCCAAGGGGACCGTCCCCGAGGAGACAGTCCAGATCCACGACCAGGCGTGGTACGACGAGCGCGACATCGACCTCGAACTCGATACGCGCGTGAGCACGATCGAAACCGACGACAACGCGGTCGTGACTGCGGGGGGCGAGCGCTACCACTACGACAAACTCCTCGTGGCGACGGGCGGGACGCCGCGGTCGCTGCCCGTGCCCAACGCCGACGCCGAGGGCGTGACGTCGTTCTGGACGATCGAGGACGCACGCCGGATTCGGGAGAAGGCGGCGGCCGCCGAGACCGGGACGATCGTCGGCGGCGGCCTGCTTGGCATCGACTACGCCGCGATCGCGGCCGCCCAGGATGTCGACGCGAGCTACCTGATCCGCGAGGACCGGTGGTTCTCGCGAGCGATGTCCGAGACCGGCGCTGCAATCGTCCACGACGCCCTTGAAGAACGCGGGGTCACGCCCGTCCTCGAGACCACCGTCGATCACTTCGAGACCGACGACGACGGCCACGTCGTCGCGACGGTCGACTCCGAGGGTGACGTCTACGACAGCGACTGCGTCGGCGTCGCCATCGGGACCGAGTCCAACACCGCGTTCCTCGAAGGGACGCCGATAACAGTCGAGGACGGCGTCGTCGTCGACGGTCGTCTCCAGACGGACGACCCCGACGTCTACGCGGCGGGTGACGTCGCACAGTACCACGACCGACGGCTCGGTCGGCCGGTCAAGAACGGCTCGTGGGGCAGCGCCGCCGCACAGGG is from Halorhabdus sp. BNX81 and encodes:
- a CDS encoding FAD-dependent oxidoreductase, giving the protein MTSHSIREDRDDSYVVIGDGVAGSSAADVLAERADDAAITVLTAESEPLYNRILIKEYAKGTVPEETVQIHDQAWYDERDIDLELDTRVSTIETDDNAVVTAGGERYHYDKLLVATGGTPRSLPVPNADAEGVTSFWTIEDARRIREKAAAAETGTIVGGGLLGIDYAAIAAAQDVDASYLIREDRWFSRAMSETGAAIVHDALEERGVTPVLETTVDHFETDDDGHVVATVDSEGDVYDSDCVGVAIGTESNTAFLEGTPITVEDGVVVDGRLQTDDPDVYAAGDVAQYHDRRLGRPVKNGSWGSAAAQGEHAAENMLAPAGAGEHFEFVPSYTVTHFSFPMASFGHPGLGETYRERKYGETEWRRLAFRDGMLVGGVLIGDLSVLQPLKELTASGRRIQGRAGELLAPTFDGFADVTAPSPIASD
- a CDS encoding iron ABC transporter permease, producing the protein MTEPALAAHRESTARRLGFLGVSVGLLVIASLAGLAIGSVSLPLVDVCSALVGGESDLARSIVWNVRVPRVLTAIVAGGGLAIAGAAMQTVLRNPLGAPYTLGISQAAAFGAAASIVLIGIGADGLSELGSLGPYLTTIAAFLAAIVSTAVILLLVTYRRATPETMILTGVALGSLFTAGMTTIQYFASDTEVATIVYWTFGDVGRASWPQVGLMAAVVVPGFAYFLRNAWNYDVLDAGTETATSLGVDVESVRIRGMALASVVTATIISFVGIIGFVGLVAPHLVRMVIGGNERYLLGASALVGATLLVVADTVARTIVAPVVLPVSILTSFLGAPLFIYLVIEGRDYW
- the tsaA gene encoding tRNA (N6-threonylcarbamoyladenosine(37)-N6)-methyltransferase TrmO, producing MTYEVTQIGTVRNDFETPVGPEEMAAHESTIVIDEDYAEGLYRIADNDYVTVLWYLHESGEPSLRGPRRYGTERGIFACRSPNRPSPIGTTTVELLEREGRELRVHGLDAIDGTPVLDIKPYAPNFDRPDRTDDRRENHGGRIEGPSADRDGRAREVGGDEQ
- a CDS encoding MBL fold metallo-hydrolase — translated: MTTVTILADNRVSGSRPKGIRAEWGFSAAVGDRLFDAGQSGIAAANARKLGVGPFETAVLSHGHYDHTKGLPAFVEELKDIYVHPDAFEAKYHGEESIGLPYTREWLETHAEITTHTDPIEVADGIVALGEIPREYPDSRTGERVDEGGQRVEDPVRDDQALAVESEDGISLVLGCCHAGLRNTIAHAEAVLEDPVRTVVGGTHLRSPDPETIEAIVEWLDGRIERIAPTHCTGHVAERALEDAFGEDYRRIGVGSQIEL
- a CDS encoding helix-turn-helix domain-containing protein gives rise to the protein MIEHTEDSLYEQQADLCTVFSNAKRLKLLDLLKDDSERTVTELQEATGIPQSTVSRHLKLMRDQGVVTKRNDGVHSYYTLSDERVATSMELMRDVLIDRLEHDDQLAVPE
- a CDS encoding NifB/NifX family molybdenum-iron cluster-binding protein, with product MPITDGDGLDASVSQHFGRAPAFAVYDPDAETVDVVDNDSHHHGGNRSPPSVVAETGAETLICGNLGGKAAERFDALGIDVYCDADGTVRDAIEALRDGELTPVGPDDDDGCDHEGGGHHDEDGGHGHGGGGHSHSDGDHGHDGDDHHDV
- a CDS encoding helix-turn-helix domain-containing protein encodes the protein MAQTFQEIVVTEATADRALERIFGLNTSEQAVYRALLAAAEPLSAEALAAELDCALATAYRYLETLEEHKLITEVTTWAGTQQPAVYEAVGPDRVAERMEDCLERAYQRFSAEIDSVVLDAEDCPPLDFPTV
- a CDS encoding ABC transporter ATP-binding protein, whose translation is MTLTIADLRFSYDAEPVLSAVDLSVESGELLGLLGPNGSGKSTLLQCLNGILEPDAGTVRIDGDPVAKLTSDERARRCSYVPQAESGAFPATVFETVMQGRRPHGGWSPSARDREATAGVLDRLDIGDLADRQVSELSGGQRQKVRLGRALVGDPSVTLLDEPTSALDLRHQLEVMDLVVEHIRASEVAGIVAIHDLNLAARYCDRIALLADGEIHAVGPPEVLTPETIRTVYGVEASVRGHRDRQLIVPEAPAEKTHTAEQSARQRQPASTDD